A genomic stretch from Carassius auratus strain Wakin chromosome 35, ASM336829v1, whole genome shotgun sequence includes:
- the ambp gene encoding protein AMBP has product MKCALLVFLLPLLGLLHAGPLPDEPVLQPQENFDVNRFMGKWYDIAIASTCPWLKQHKGDAAIGSLEMQFSDSTKTISMTRISNRHGTCKSISGEYQLTKTPGRFQYHNARWNADVDSYVVHTNYDEYALMVMHKQKPGGEKTTSVKLYGRAMQLRPTLIEDFKTLVTEQGMSEDTIIIKKNKGECVPGEQVTPEPQIQRARRNVVPPAPEEEGSGDDMRIFKGPEACKSQPDSGPCFGMLQRYHYNSSIMACQMFTYGGCMGNQNNFVTEKECLQSCRTEAACRLPMDAGPCKVFTDLWAFDSAAGKCVSFKYGGCKGNGNQFYSQKECEEYCGVMMRNGDDEFLAVN; this is encoded by the exons ATGAAGTGTGCTCTTCTAGTGTTTCTGCTGCCACTCCTGGGCCTGTTGCATGCTGGGCCGCTGCCCGATGAGCCTGTCCTCCAGCCTCAGGAGAACTTTGATGTGAACCGG TTTATGGGCAAATGGTATGATATTGCGATAGCGTCCACGTGCCCATGGCTCAAGCAGCATAAGGGAGACGCAGCCATCGGCTCTTTGGAGATGCAGTTCAGTGACTCAACAAAGACCATCAGCATGACCCGGATCAGCAACAG ACATGGCACCTGCAAATCCATCAGTGGAGAATATCAGCTGAccaaaacacctggaagattccAGTACCACAATGCCA GGTGGAATGCTGATGTGGACTCCTATGTGGTTCACACAAACTACGATGAGTACGCTCTCATGGTGATGCATAAACAAAAGCCAGGCGGTGAAAAAACCACATCTGTCAAACTCTAcg GACGTGCTATGCAGCTGCGGCCCACTCTCATCGAGGACTTCAAGACTCTGGTGACTGAGCAGGGAATGAGTGAAGACACCATCATTATCAAAAAGAACAAAG GTGAGTGTGTTCCAGGTGAGCAGGTCACACCAGAGCCACAGATCCAG AGGGCGAGGAGGAATGTGGTCCCGCCGGCTCCTGAGGAGGAGGGATCGGGGGACGATATGCGCATATTTAAAGGGCCTG aagcgTGTAAGTCCCAGCCAGACTCGGGTCCATGTTTCGGGATGCTGCAGCGCTATCATTACAACTCGTCCATCATGGCCTGTCAGATGTTCACCTATGGAGGCTGCATGGGGAACCAGAATAACTTTGTGACTGAAAAGGAGTGTCTGCAGAGCTGCCGCACtgagg CCGCCTGCAGGCTGCCCATGGATGCTGGTCCCTGTAAAGTGTTCACTGACCTGTGGGCCTTCGACTCAGCCGCTGGAAAGTGTGTGTCTTTCAAATATGGAGGCTGCAAGGGCAATGGCAATCAATTCTACAGCCAGAAGGAGTGTGAGGAGTACTGCGGCGTTATGATGAGAAATG GAGATGACGAGTTTCTCGCAGTGAACTGA
- the ptgdsa gene encoding neutrophil gelatinase-associated lipocalin isoform X2, translating to MKIALVSISLLMLLTDIHASVQPQKDFDLQRFAGRWYRLGLAYDSPGFVRYRSRLTISMGTVELKENGNVSMTMWSVTSSGCHSVVYIYKTTSVPGVLTYYSTRHRRVKDVTVVETNYTEYALVLKHKKFNKEFTQVALYGRTEKLRADVMEKFRAYATAQGFPKDSILTPPAAENCPSSVVIFKYNAEKTLNSSAEEVWKYRESQSKQEHKAQTGVDRQIRRTLFCLF from the exons ATGAAGATCGCCCTGGTGAGCATCTCTTTGCTGATGCTCCTGACTGACATCCACGCCAGCGTCCAACCGCAGAAAGACTTTGACCTTCAGAGA TTTGCAGGGAGATGGTATCGGCTCGGTCTGGCCTATGATTCTCCAGGGTTTGTGCGCTACAGAAGCAGACTCACCATCTCGATGGGCACAGTGGAGCTGAAGGAGAACGGGAACGTCAGCATGACCATGTGGAGTGTAAC TTCCTCTGGCTGTCATTCTGTGGTCTACATTTATAAGACGACGTCTGTTCCCGGTGTACTTACCTACTACAGCACTC GTCATAGAAGGGTGAAGGATGTTACTGTGGTGGAGACAAACTACACAGAGTATGCCCTGGTCCTCAAACACAAGAAGTTTAACAAGGAGTTCACACAAGTGGCCCTTTATG GCCGTACTGAGAAGTTGAGAGCAGATGTGATGGAGAAGTTCAGAGCATATGCCACAGCTCAAGGATTCCCTAAAGACTCCATACTGACTCCACCAGCTGCTG aaAACTGTCCTTCTTCAG ttgttatatttaaatataacgctgaaaaaacactgaattcaAGCGCCGAAGAAGTGTGGAAATACAGAGAGAG CCAAAGCAAACAAGAACATAAGGCACAAACAGGAGTCGATAGGCAGATAAGGAGAactttgttctgtttgttttga
- the ptgdsa gene encoding neutrophil gelatinase-associated lipocalin isoform X1: protein MKIALVSISLLMLLTDIHASVQPQKDFDLQRFAGRWYRLGLAYDSPGFVRYRSRLTISMGTVELKENGNVSMTMWSVTSSGCHSVVYIYKTTSVPGVLTYYSTRHRRVKDVTVVETNYTEYALVLKHKKFNKEFTQVALYGRTEKLRADVMEKFRAYATAQGFPKDSILTPPAAENCPSSVVIFKYNAEKTLNSSAEEVWKYRERYCHISDYLCWRKFNFFCFCSCCVCDSHLEFNMQNES, encoded by the exons ATGAAGATCGCCCTGGTGAGCATCTCTTTGCTGATGCTCCTGACTGACATCCACGCCAGCGTCCAACCGCAGAAAGACTTTGACCTTCAGAGA TTTGCAGGGAGATGGTATCGGCTCGGTCTGGCCTATGATTCTCCAGGGTTTGTGCGCTACAGAAGCAGACTCACCATCTCGATGGGCACAGTGGAGCTGAAGGAGAACGGGAACGTCAGCATGACCATGTGGAGTGTAAC TTCCTCTGGCTGTCATTCTGTGGTCTACATTTATAAGACGACGTCTGTTCCCGGTGTACTTACCTACTACAGCACTC GTCATAGAAGGGTGAAGGATGTTACTGTGGTGGAGACAAACTACACAGAGTATGCCCTGGTCCTCAAACACAAGAAGTTTAACAAGGAGTTCACACAAGTGGCCCTTTATG GCCGTACTGAGAAGTTGAGAGCAGATGTGATGGAGAAGTTCAGAGCATATGCCACAGCTCAAGGATTCCCTAAAGACTCCATACTGACTCCACCAGCTGCTG aaAACTGTCCTTCTTCAG ttgttatatttaaatataacgctgaaaaaacactgaattcaAGCGCCGAAGAAGTGTGGAAATACAGAGAGAGGTATTGTCACATCTCTGATTATCTTTGCTGGcgaaaatttaactttttttgtttctgttcatGTTGCGTATGTGACTCACATCTGGAGTTTAACATGCAAAATGAAAGTTAA
- the ptgdsa gene encoding neutrophil gelatinase-associated lipocalin isoform X3, translating into MKIALVSISLLMLLTDIHASVQPQKDFDLQRFAGRWYRLGLAYDSPGFVRYRSRLTISMGTVELKENGNVSMTMWSVTSSGCHSVVYIYKTTSVPGVLTYYSTRHRRVKDVTVVETNYTEYALVLKHKKFNKEFTQVALYGRTEKLRADVMEKFRAYATAQGFPKDSILTPPAAENCPSSGS; encoded by the exons ATGAAGATCGCCCTGGTGAGCATCTCTTTGCTGATGCTCCTGACTGACATCCACGCCAGCGTCCAACCGCAGAAAGACTTTGACCTTCAGAGA TTTGCAGGGAGATGGTATCGGCTCGGTCTGGCCTATGATTCTCCAGGGTTTGTGCGCTACAGAAGCAGACTCACCATCTCGATGGGCACAGTGGAGCTGAAGGAGAACGGGAACGTCAGCATGACCATGTGGAGTGTAAC TTCCTCTGGCTGTCATTCTGTGGTCTACATTTATAAGACGACGTCTGTTCCCGGTGTACTTACCTACTACAGCACTC GTCATAGAAGGGTGAAGGATGTTACTGTGGTGGAGACAAACTACACAGAGTATGCCCTGGTCCTCAAACACAAGAAGTTTAACAAGGAGTTCACACAAGTGGCCCTTTATG GCCGTACTGAGAAGTTGAGAGCAGATGTGATGGAGAAGTTCAGAGCATATGCCACAGCTCAAGGATTCCCTAAAGACTCCATACTGACTCCACCAGCTGCTG aaAACTGTCCTTCTTCAGGTAGTTAG
- the LOC113054066 gene encoding long-chain fatty acid transport protein 4-like: MLRLACSTALLFALRLFTGLPWLQVLPIIVIIFLGSGGWKSFHVFSKTIYRDLHAASVLLRVKLNVKKHLRERNTVPKLFAKSVKKYGDKTALIFEGTGEKWSFKELDEYSNRVANLLLQRGFKEGDVIALFMENRSQYVGLWLGMAKIGVEAALINFNLRLEALVHCVNISNAKAVVFGSELTDAMCEVHSSMGKTVKLFCSGEWEPKRVPDGTEHLEPLLEATATNQPRQPDCSFTDRLFYIYTSGTTGMPKAAIVVHSRYYRMAALVYYGFRMKSEDVLYDCLPLYHSAGNIVGVGQCLLHGMTVVIRKKFSASKFWDDCIKYDCTIVQYIGEICRYLLNQPKRDTERQHKVRMALGNGLRQSIWEEFTSRFHVPQIAEFYGATECNCSLGNFDNKTGACGFNSRILPYVYPIRLVKVDEETMELIRGPDGVCIPCGPGEPGQLVGRIIQNDPLRRFDGYVNQSATNKKVANDVFKKGDSAYLSGDVLEMDEYGYMYFKDRTGDTFRWKGENVSTTEVEGTLSRLLDMKDVVVYGVEVPGAEGKAGMAAIADPEHSTDLVKFSRDLEKALPPYARPVFLRFLPEVNKTATFKFQKTEMRREGFDPNVVSDKLYFLDCTKGQYVELNVELHRSIVSGKLKL, from the exons ATGTTGCGGTTGGCGTGCTCCACGGCTCTTCTCTTCGCTCTCCGGCTGTTCACAGGCCTGCCCTGGTTACAGGTCCTGCCAATTATTGTGATCATCTTCCTGGGTTCTGGAGGATGGAAGTCTTTCCATGTGTTTTCAAAGACCATATACCGCGATTTGCA TGCAGCCAGTGTGTTGCTGAGGGTGAAACTCAATGTCAAAAAGCACCTCCGTGAGCGCAACACCGTTCCCAAACTCTTTGCCAAGTCCGTCAAGAAATACGGTGACAAGACGGCTCTGATTTTCGAGGGAACGGGTGAAAAATGGAGCTTCAAGGAGCTTGACGAGTACTCCAACCGCGTGGCTAACCTTCTGCTCCAGAGGGGCTTCAAGGAGGGCGACGTGATCGCTCTGTTCATGGAGAACCGCTCTCAGTACGTGGGGCTCTGGCTGGGCATGGCAAAGATCGGAGTGGAGGCAGCTCTCATCAACTTCAACCTGAGACTGGAGGCTCTGGTGCACTGTGTCAACATCTCCAACGCCAAAGCCGTGGTGTTCGGCAGTGAGCTGACTGATG CGATGTGTGAGGTGCACAGCTCCATGGGAAAGACTGTGAAGCTCTTCTGCTCTGGAGAATGGGAGCCTAAGCGGGTTCCTGACGGCACAGAGCATCTCGAGCCGCTGCTGGAGGCCACCGCTACAAACCAGCCCAGACAACCAGATTGCAGCTTCACAG ATCgccttttttacatttacacatcgGGAACCACTGGGATGCCAAAAGCTGCTATTGTTGTACACAGTCG GTATTACCGCATGGCTGCCTTGGTGTACTATGGTTTCAGAATGAAGTCTGAGGATGTGCTTTATGACTGTTTACCACTTTACCACTCAGCAG GTAACATCGTGGGAGTCGGACAGTGTCTGCTCCATGGAATGACTGTGGTGATCAGGAAGAAGTTCAGCGCTTCCAAGTTCTGGGATGACTGCATCAAATACGACTGCACA ATCGTGCAGTACATTGGCGAGATCTGCCGCTATCTGCTGAATCAGCCGAAGAGGGACACGGAGCGCCAACACAAGGTCCGCATGGCCCTGGGTAACGGCCTGCGTCAGTCCATCTGGGAGGAGTTCACCAGCCGCTTCCACGTCCCACAGATCGCAGAGTTCTACGGCGCCACCGAGTGCAACTGCAGCCTGGGCAACTTCGACAACAAG ACGGGCGCCTGTGGATTCAACAGCCGGATCCTGCCCTATGTTTACCCCATCCGCTTAGTCAAAGTGGACGAGGAGACCATGGAGCTCATCAGAGGACCGGATGGAGTCTGTATCCCATGTGGTCCAG GAGAACCTGGTCAGCTGGTTGGCCGAATCATTCAGAATGACCCTCTCAGACGATTTGATGGTTATGTCAATCAGTCGGCCACGAATAAAAAGGTTGCCAATGATGTCTTCAAAAAGGGAGATAGTGCCTATCTCTCAG GAGATGTGCTGGAGATGGACGAGTACGGCTACATGTACTTCAAAGACCGCACAGGAGACACGTTCCGCTGGAAAGGAGAGAACGTCTCCACCACTGAGGTGGAGGGAACGCTGAGCCGCCTGCTGGACATGAAAGATGTGGTGGTGTATGGAGTGGAGGTGCCAG GTGCTGAAGGCAAGGCAGGGATGGCAGCTATAGCAGACCCGGAGCACAGCACAGACCTGGTGAAGTTTAGCCGGGACCTGGAGAAGGCCCTGCCACCCTACGCCCGGCCCGTGTTCCTGCGCTTCCTACCAGAAGTGAACAAAACAG cgaCTTTTAAATTCCAGAAGACAGAAATGCGACGGGAGGGATTCGACCCCAACGTCGTCTCTGACAAACTCTACTTCCTGGACTGCACTAAGGGACAGTATGTGGAGCTGAATGTGGAGCTCCATCGCAGCATCGTCTCAGGAAAGCTGAAATTATGA